One segment of Phaeacidiphilus oryzae TH49 DNA contains the following:
- the sigE gene encoding RNA polymerase sigma factor SigE, translating into MVGALLGRRAERGGVAEVGTSTWRQFRGRARVSVHTPKPVSESKSESEAAAQQLPGNEKTTATFHEESASSWTPPSWEEIVQTHSARVYRLAYRLTGNQHDAEDLTQEVFVRVFRSLSTYTPGTFEGWLHRITTNLFLDMVRRRQRIRFDALAEDAAERLASREPSPAQHFSDTHFDADVQHALDTLAPEFRAAVVLCDIEGLSYEEIAATLGVKLGTVRSRIHRGRAHLRSALKHRAPGLVEGRERRGGAQDAPAPVVEQSAAEQTAASVLAGADGGGPGGRLTR; encoded by the coding sequence ATGGTAGGGGCCCTGCTTGGCAGAAGAGCCGAACGAGGAGGTGTGGCTGAGGTCGGCACCTCGACGTGGCGTCAGTTCCGTGGCCGCGCCCGAGTGTCGGTCCATACGCCGAAGCCCGTGAGCGAGTCGAAGTCTGAGTCTGAGGCGGCCGCGCAGCAGCTTCCCGGAAACGAGAAGACCACCGCGACCTTCCACGAGGAGTCCGCCTCCTCCTGGACGCCCCCCTCCTGGGAGGAGATCGTCCAGACGCACAGCGCCCGGGTGTACCGCCTCGCCTACCGCCTGACGGGTAACCAGCACGACGCCGAGGACCTCACGCAGGAGGTCTTCGTCCGCGTCTTCCGCTCGCTGTCGACGTACACCCCCGGCACCTTCGAGGGGTGGCTGCACCGCATCACCACCAACCTCTTCCTGGACATGGTCCGCCGACGGCAGCGGATCCGCTTCGACGCCCTCGCCGAGGACGCGGCGGAGCGCCTGGCCAGCCGCGAGCCGTCGCCCGCCCAGCACTTCAGCGACACCCACTTCGACGCGGACGTCCAGCACGCGCTGGACACCCTCGCCCCGGAGTTCCGCGCGGCCGTGGTCCTCTGCGACATCGAGGGCCTCTCCTACGAGGAGATCGCGGCCACCCTGGGCGTCAAGCTCGGCACCGTGCGCAGCAGGATCCACCGCGGCCGGGCACACCTCCGCTCGGCCCTCAAGCACCGTGCGCCGGGCCTGGTGGAGGGCCGCGAGCGGCGCGGCGGGGCGCAGGACGCCCCCGCCCCCGTGGTCGAGCAGTCCGCCGCGGAGCAGACCGCCGCCTCGGTGCTGGCGGGAGCGGACGGCGGCGGCCCCGGTGGGAGGCTGACGCGGTGA
- a CDS encoding O-methyltransferase codes for MADAFAAPEDEVLRHARAQAERAGVRAVSPGTGAVLRLLTTLLDAKSVVEIGTGTGVSGLHLLRGMRAGGVLTTVDVEPDRQRQARECFGAAGFAPNRTRLIPGAGLEVLPRLADGGYDCVFVDVFDDGFDEEGLGVTNGGGDRSEPEAVVYLREALRLLRPGGLVCFDGVGSAGEPFLRRELARDADSWGATGALLPLGRGLLCAARGR; via the coding sequence CTGGCCGACGCCTTCGCCGCACCGGAGGACGAGGTGCTGCGGCACGCCAGGGCTCAGGCCGAGCGGGCCGGGGTGCGGGCGGTCTCCCCCGGCACCGGGGCGGTGCTGCGGCTGCTCACCACGCTGCTGGACGCCAAGTCGGTGGTGGAGATCGGCACCGGCACCGGCGTCTCGGGGCTCCACCTGCTGCGCGGGATGCGCGCGGGTGGGGTGCTGACCACCGTGGACGTCGAGCCGGACCGGCAGCGGCAGGCGCGGGAGTGCTTCGGCGCGGCGGGCTTCGCACCGAACCGGACCCGGCTGATCCCGGGGGCCGGCCTGGAGGTGCTGCCGCGGCTGGCGGACGGCGGGTACGACTGCGTCTTCGTGGACGTCTTCGACGACGGGTTCGACGAGGAGGGACTCGGGGTGACGAACGGGGGCGGCGACCGGTCCGAGCCGGAGGCCGTCGTGTACCTGCGCGAGGCGCTGCGGCTGCTGCGCCCCGGCGGGCTGGTCTGCTTCGACGGCGTCGGAAGCGCGGGAGAACCGTTCCTGCGCAGAGAACTGGCCCGGGACGCGGACTCCTGGGGCGCCACGGGCGCGCTGCTACCGCTAGGCCGCGGCCTGCTGTGCGCCGCGCGGGGGCGATGA